One Mycobacterium sp. SMC-4 DNA window includes the following coding sequences:
- a CDS encoding R3H domain-containing nucleic acid-binding protein, producing MTDTETTERNEDEQLTGEGGAAVAGDDLEDKLVAEGEIAGDYLEELLDLLDFDGDIDLDVEGDRAVVSIDGGTDLNKLVGRKGEVLDALQELTRLAVHQKTGERSRLMLDIAQWRKGRRDELAALGGTVARRVLETGQREELAPMTPFERKIVHDAVAAVDGVHSESEGVEPSRRVVVLVD from the coding sequence ATGACTGACACCGAAACCACCGAGCGCAACGAAGACGAGCAGCTGACCGGCGAGGGCGGCGCTGCGGTGGCGGGAGACGATCTCGAGGACAAGCTGGTGGCCGAGGGCGAGATCGCCGGCGACTATCTCGAGGAGCTATTGGACCTGCTGGACTTCGACGGCGACATCGACCTCGATGTGGAAGGCGACCGCGCGGTGGTCAGCATCGACGGTGGGACCGACCTGAACAAGCTCGTCGGACGCAAGGGCGAGGTCCTCGACGCGCTGCAAGAGCTGACCCGCTTGGCTGTGCACCAGAAGACCGGGGAGCGCAGTCGCCTGATGCTCGACATCGCACAGTGGCGTAAAGGCCGTCGGGATGAGCTCGCGGCGTTGGGCGGCACGGTGGCCCGGCGGGTCCTGGAGACCGGCCAGCGCGAGGAACTGGCACCGATGACGCCGTTCGAGCGCAAGATCGTCCACGACGCGGTCGCGGCCGTCGACGGCGTGCACAGCGAGAGCGAGGGTGTGGAGCCGTCGCGTCGCGTGGTGGTCCTGGTCGACTGA